GGCTACGACGCCCGAAACGGTATCGCCGACGAACCCTTTGGCGACACCGGCAACTACGCCGCCAGCCACCGCAGCGAAGGCATCGTCCTCTGTCGCGGCCCCTCGATCGACCAGGGTGCAACGCTGCGGGGCGCTCGAGTCGTCGACATCGCTCCAACCCTGCTTCACGGCATCGGCGAACCAGTGCCCGAGAACGCCGACGGCCGCGTCCTCTTTGACGCATTTGACGAGGAAGCGACGCCCGCCCGGACGAAAGTCGAACGCGCCGACGTCCTGACTGGCTCCTCGAGTCCGGACGGCGAGGTCGACGAGGACTTCGACGACGTGGAAGATCGGCTGAAAGGACTCGGCTACATGGAGTAAGACGGCTGTTTGTGGGTGGGTGTTGGAAAGCGGTGAGCGGTGGTGGAAAAACCTACAGGGCTTGTTCTCGAGGAACGAGTATGAAGCGCTCCCGGAAGATCGGGACATGGGTTGGACTCGTCCTCATCGGAGGTGGTGCGTTTCTGCCGTGGATAACGGCGAATCCACTGACACAGGAGCCAGCGCTGTTGCTGTATCCGGCAGGGCTTGGCTCCGGCTTCGAGGTATGGGGAGTTTTAACGCTCACTCTTGCGCTCGCTGCTGCCATCGGAATTCGTGCTCGAGTACGATGGCTCGATAGTCCGACAGTCCGAATTGGCGTTGGACTCGTTTCCCTCAGCGTGGCAACGGAGTTCATCGTCCGCGGCAGCCTCATGAGCGGACAGTACGTTGCCGGTAGTGGCGTACTTATGACGATCCTTGGCGGTGCGATCCTCGTGGCTACACAACTCGATTTCCCGCAGTCGCTCGCCGCTTCCATAGCACTCAGTGACCACCGATTCTCCCGTAAACAGTAGCAAGCCGTGTCACAAGGGCGTTGAGAAGAGAAAAGCAGCCTCGAGCAACAGCAGTCAGCAACCACTGGGAGTGTGAAACTCGCGGCCAGAATAGTACCTATATCTATCGAATAGCTCCCCCATCATGCGGAAACGCTAGGGTGTAGATCAAACGAGTAGTTAGAGGATATCGGTGATTTCGTGCATCGATGAGAGGTGAAACGTCGGTTCTGGCTTCGGATTCGACGAGACATCTTCTTCCGGCACCCATGCAGTTTGCATGCCGACACGCTGGGGACCAACAACATCACGATCATGCTGATTCCCCACGTAGATGGACCGCGCAGGGGAACTTCCGAGTTCGTCTAGAGCAATCTCGAATGGTTCTGGATCAGGCTTCGATTCGATTCCAGTCCCGGGCCCGCAGCAGACAGTAACGTCAAAGGCATCCTGGATACCAAGCGTCTCTAACTTTGGGAGTTGTGTCTCCTCGGAACCAGCAGTGATGAGTCCAACAGCATACGTTTCTCGGACATATTCCAATACCTCGTTTGCACCGTCTCGGAACGAGACTGCGGTCGGATCAAGTACCTTGAGCGTCGCCTCAGCAAGTGTGGGCGCATAACTCGGATCAGCACCGACGTTCCGAGCAATAGCGCGATAGACATGTTCATACTGTTTTCTATCGGAGTTGGCTTCTGGAAGTGAGCTGTAATCGACTGCATATACGTCATTCAAATCAAAAAACACTGGAGCCTCTACCCGGTCAAATACCTCTTCATAAACCTCTTCGTCAGACTGGTCTCTCACACAAAGCGTTCCATCGAGGTCGAAATAGACGGCCTCAATATCGCCCATCAGCTCAAACGTCACTGAGATAGAATCTAACTCCACTGGATCTCTGTTGAACTACTTACAGAGCAAGATCTCGAGCACTCTCACAACCCCTCTACCGACCGCGAACCCGATCCAGCCTGCCTTTAGCGGACTTCAACACCGGATACGCCGCGTTGTAGACCGGCGTCGGTGCGTTTCTCGCGCCCGCGCGAAAGAGTCGATGTGAGAGCGGCGGTTCGGAGTTATCGACCAGTGCCTCGAGGTCGGCCCCGTCGAGCCACTCGAAGAACGATTCCTCCTCTGGGGAGTCCGGCTCGGTTTCACGGACGCGGTCGCGGATATCCTCCCACATGTAGCGTTCGTCCTGGCCGAGAACCCACTGGCCCTCCTCAAGTGCGGTTCGGATCGCGGCGTACTCCGTATCCGAGAAGTCGTAGCCGTGGTCGCTCGGCTCGAGACCGGAGAGGCGGAGGCCAACGGCGGTGCGATAGCACTTTTCGCACTCGCCGCAGTTGCCGTCCATCCGCACGTTACAGGTCTGGAGTTGGAGGTCGGGGGCGTCCGTCTCGACGTAGTCGGCGATGGCATCGAGGCGCTCCTGTCGGGTGAGTTCGTAGGCATCGTGATGGCAGCGCGTGCCGCTCCAGCGGACGTAGTCATCGATATCCGGGCGCGAGCCCCACTCGAGGTCGATGCCGTCCCAGTGGGTGGCCGCGACGTACAAATCTTCGATCCCGCGTGCGTAGG
The Natronolimnobius sp. AArcel1 genome window above contains:
- a CDS encoding HAD family hydrolase; amino-acid sequence: MTFELMGDIEAVYFDLDGTLCVRDQSDEEVYEEVFDRVEAPVFFDLNDVYAVDYSSLPEANSDRKQYEHVYRAIARNVGADPSYAPTLAEATLKVLDPTAVSFRDGANEVLEYVRETYAVGLITAGSEETQLPKLETLGIQDAFDVTVCCGPGTGIESKPDPEPFEIALDELGSSPARSIYVGNQHDRDVVGPQRVGMQTAWVPEEDVSSNPKPEPTFHLSSMHEITDIL